One genomic window of Macrobrachium rosenbergii isolate ZJJX-2024 chromosome 51, ASM4041242v1, whole genome shotgun sequence includes the following:
- the LOC136833539 gene encoding uncharacterized PE-PGRS family protein PE_PGRS20-like translates to MRTFFSTALLGAVTSQSFPSTTYGAPNGEFSNGFGSNGGLSRSYGVPNGGYGVDAEIAALAENIPGGGVPGVDYPVLADVPETGFSCDAQSVPGYYADTAPEAGCQVFHICQDRPNGRRQQDSFLCPNGTILNQQYLVCDWWFNFDCSTAPDFYFVNEFIGVEPSAQYANGIINGNGNGYVYGNGNGNGNLRSVFTNGNGNGNGNGRNGYTNGNGNGRNGLTNGNGRNGYTNGNGNGNGINGNGNGRNGYTNGNGNGNGINGFINGNGNGINGNGRNGYTNGNGNGNGINGFTNGNGNGRNGYTNGNGNGNGINGLTNGNGNGRNGYTNGNGNGINGFANGNGNGIAINGNGNGRNGYTNGNGRIGFTNGNGNGRNGYTNGNGNGINGFTNGNGNGNGINGFANGNGNGRNGYANGNGNGNGRNGLTNGNGNGRNGFTNGNGNGNGRNGFTNGNGNGNGRNGFTNGNGNGNGGNGFTNGNGNGNGFGTPSQSYGVPVF, encoded by the coding sequence ATGCGCACTTTCTTTTCCACAGCTCTTCTGGGAGCTGTAACATCCCAAAGCTTTCCATCTACTACGTACGGAGCACCCAACGGTGAGTTTTCCAACGGCTTTGGAAGCAATGGTGGACTAAGCAGATCCTATGGAGTTCCCAATGGCGGATATGGAGTTGACGCCGAAATTGCTGCCTTGGCTGAGAACATTCCAGGTGGTGGTGTTCCTGGAGTAGACTATCCAGTACTGGCTGATGTCCCTGAGACAGGATTCTCCTGCGATGCCCAAAGTGTCCCTGGATACTACGCCGATACGGCCCCTGAGGCTGGCTGCCAGGTCTTCCATATCTGCCAAGACAGACCCAATGGACGCCGCcagcaggactccttcctctgccccaacggcaccatcCTCAATCAGCAGTACTTGGTctgtgactggtggttcaacttcgaCTGTTCCACTGCTCCAGACTTCTACTTCGTCAACGAATTCATTGGAGTCGAACCAAGTGCTCAATATGCTAATGGTATCATCAATGGCAATGGAAATGGCTATGTCTATGGCAATGGTAATGGAAATGGTAACCTCAGGAGTGTATTCACCAATGGTAATGGTAATGGCAATGGCAATGGAAGGAATGGGTACACAAATGGTAATGGCAATGGCAGAAATGGACTCACCAACGGTAATGGAAGGAATGGATACACCAATGGAAATGGTAACGGAAATGGCATCAATGGTAATGGCAATGGAAGAAATGGATACACAAACggtaatggaaatggcaatggcaTCAATGGTTTCATCAACGGTAATGGAAATGGCATTAATGGCAATGGAAGAAATGGATACACCaatggtaatggaaatggcaatggtATTAATGGTTTCACCAATGGTAATGGTAATGGAAGAAATGGATACACCAACGGAAATGGCAATGGCAATGGCATCAATGGCTTAACCAATGGTAATGGTAATGGAAGGAATGGATACACCAACGGTAATGGTAATGGCATTAATGGCTTTGCCAATGGTAATGGAAACGGCATTGCCATCAATGGTAATGGTAATGGAAGGAATGGATATACTAATGGTAATGGAAGAATTGGCTTCACCAATGGTAATGGTAATGGAAGGAATGGATACACCAACGGTAACGGTAATGGCATTAATGGCTTTACCaatggtaatggaaatggcaatggcaTCAATGGTTTTGCCAATGGTAATGGCAATGGAAGGAATGGATATGCCAACGgcaatggaaatggtaatggaaGAAATGGACTCACCAATGGCAACggaaatggaagaaatggatTTACCAATGGCAATGGAAATGGCAACGGAAGGAATGGATTTACCAATGgcaatggaaatggcaatggaaGGAATGGATTTACCaatggtaatggaaatggcaaCGGAGGGAATGGATTTACCAATGgcaatggaaatggcaatggtTTTGGTACCCCATCCCAGTCCTACGGCGTTCCTGTCTTCTAA
- the LOC136833540 gene encoding LOW QUALITY PROTEIN: probable cyclin-dependent serine/threonine-protein kinase DDB_G0292550 (The sequence of the model RefSeq protein was modified relative to this genomic sequence to represent the inferred CDS: inserted 4 bases in 2 codons), with product MVTVLLSRSYGVPNGGYGVDAEIAALAENIPGGGVPGVDYPILADVPDTGFSCDDQSVPGYYADTAPEAGCQVFHICQDRPNGRRQQDSFLCPNGTILNQQYLVCDWWFNFDCSTAPDFYFVNEFIGVEPSAQYANGIINGNGNGYVYSNGNGNGNLRSVFTNGNGNGNGRNGYTNGNGNGRNGLTNGNGRNGYTNGNGNGNGINGIGNGRNGYTNGNGNSNGINGFINGNGNGINGNGRNGYTNGNGNGNGINGFTNGNGNGRNGYTNGNGNGNGINGFTNGNGNGRNGYTNGNGNGINGFANGNGNGIGINGNGNGRNGYTNGNRRIGFTNGNGNGRNGYTNGISNGINGFTNGNGNGNGINGFANGNGNGRNGYANGNGNGNGNGRNGFTNGNGNGNGRNGLTNGNGNGRNGFTNGNGNGNGRNGFTNGNGNGNGRNGFTNGNGNGNGFVDAEIAALAENIPGGGVPGVDYPVLAFVPDTGFSCDAQSVPGYYADTAPEAGCQVFHICQDRPNGRRQQDSFLCPNGTILNQQYLVCDWWFNFDCSTAPDFYFVNEFIGVEPSAQYANGIINGNGNGYVYGNGNGNGNLRTVFTNGNGNGNGNGRNGYTNGNGNGRNGLTNGNGRNGYTNGNGNGNGINGNGNGRNGYTNGNGNGNGINGXSSNGNGINGXNGINGNGNGNGNGFTNGNGNGRNGINGNGNGNGNRINGNGRNGYTNGNGNGNGINGWKPMGNGNGRNGYTNGNGNGNGNGNGINGFTNGNGNGNGINGFTNGNGNGRNGYTNGNGNGNGRNGFTNGNGNGRNGFTNGNGNGNGRNGFTNGNGNGNGRNGLTNGNGNGNGFGTPSQSYGVPVF from the exons ATGGTTACAGTGCTCCTAAGCAGATCCTATGGAGTTCCCAATGGCGGATATGGAGTCGATGCCGAAATTGCGGCCTTGGCTGAAAACATTCCAGGTGGTGGTGTTCCTGGAGTAGACTATCCAATCCTGGCTGATGTCCCTGACACAGGATTCTCCTGCGATGACCAAAGTGTCCCTGGATACTATGCCGATACGGCCCCTGAGGCTGGCTGCCAGGTCTTCCATATCTGCCAAGACAGACCAAACGGACGCCGTcagcaggactccttcctctgccccaacggcaccatcCTCAATCAGCAGTACTTGGTctgtgactggtggttcaacttcgaCTGTTCCACTGCTCCAGACTTCTACTTCGTAAACGAATTCATTGGAGTCGAACCAAGTGCTCAGTATGCTAATGGTATCATCAATGGCAATGGAAATGGCTATGTCTATAGCaatggtaatggaaatggcaaCCTCAGGAGTGTATTCACCAATGGTAATGGTAATGGCAATGGAAGGAACGGGTACACAAATGGTAATGGCAATGGCAGAAATGGACTCACCAACGGTAATGGAAGGAATGGATACAccaatggaaatggtaatggaaatggcaTCAATGGTATTGGCAATGGAAGAAATGGATACACAAACGGTAATGGAAATAGCAATGGCATCAATGGTTTCATCaatggtaatggaaatggcaTCAATGGCAATGGAAGAAATGGATACACCaatggtaatggaaatggcaatggtATCAATGGTTTCACCAATGGTAATGGTAATGGAAGAAATGGGTACACCAACGgaaatggaaatggcaatggcaTCAATGGCTTCACCAATGGTAATGGTAATGGAAGGAATGGATACACCAACGGTAATGGTAATGGAATTAATGGTTTTGCCAATGGTAATGGAAACGGCATTGGCATCAATGGTAATGGTAATGGAAGGAATGGATATACTAACGGTAATAGAAGAATTGGCTTCACCAATGGTAATGGTAATGGAAGGAATGGATACACCAACGGTATCAGTAATGGCATTAATGGCTTTACCaatggtaatggaaatggcaatggcaTCAATGGTTTTGCCAATGGTAATGGCAATGGAAGAAATGGATATGCCAACGGCAATGGAAATGGCAACggaaatggaagaaatggatTTACCAATGGCAATGGAAATGGCAACGGAAGAAATGGACTTACCAATGGCAACggaaatggaagaaatggatTTACCAATGGCAATGGAAATGGCAACGGAAGGAATGGATTTACCAATGGCAATGGAAATGGCAACGGAAGGAATGGATTTACCAATGgcaatggaaatggcaatggtTTTG TTGACGCCGAAATTGCTGCCTTGGCTGAAAACATTCCAGGTGGTGGTGTCCCTGGAGTAGACTATCCAGTACTGGCTTTTGTCCCTGATACAGGATTCTCCTGCGATGCCCAAAGTGTCCCTGGATACTACGCCGATACGGCCCCTGAGGCTGGCTGCCAGGTCTTCCATATCTGCCAAGACAGACCAAATGGACGCCGCcagcaggactccttcctctgccccaacggcaccatcCTCAATCAGCAGTACTTGGTctgtgactggtggttcaacttcgaCTGTTCCACTGCTCCAGACTTCTACTTCGTCAACGAATTCATTGGAGTCGAACCAAGTGCTCAATATGCTAATGGTATCATCAATGGCAATGGAAATGGCTATGTCTATGGCAATGGTAATGGGAATGGCAACCTCAGGACTGTATTCACCAATGGTAATGGTAATGGCAATGGCAATGGAAGGAATGGGTACACAAATGGTAATGGCAATGGCAGAAATGGACTCACCAACGGTAATGGAAGGAATGGATACACCAATGGAAATGGTAACGGAAATGGCATCAATGGTAATGGCAATGGAAGAAATGGATACACAAACggtaatggaaatggcaatggcaTCAATGG TTCATCAAATGGAAATGGCATCAATGG AAATGGCATCaatggtaatggaaatggcaatggaaaTGGTTTCACAAACGGTaatggaaatggaagaaatggcatcaatggaaatggcaatggtAATGGAAATCGCATCAATGGCAATGGAAGAAATGGATACACCaatggtaatggaaatggcaatggtATCAATGGTTGGAAACCAATGGGTAATGGTAATGGAAGAAATGGATACACCAACGgaaatggaaatggcaatggcaATGGCAATGGCATCAATGGCTTCACCAATGGtaatggtaatggaaatggcaTCAATGGTTTTACCAATGGTAATGGCAATGGAAGGAATGGATATACCAACGgcaatggaaatggtaatggaaGAAATGGATTTACCAATGGCAACggaaatggaagaaatggatTTACCAATGGCAATGGAAATGGCAACGGAAGGAATGGATTTACCAATGgcaatggaaatggcaatggaaGGAATGGACTTACCAATGgcaatggaaatggcaatggcTTTGGTACCCCGTCCCAGTCCTACGGCGTTCCTGTCTTCTAA